CCATCGAGAATCGGCGGCTCAGGCCCGCTCATGTCGATCATGAGATCGTCGATCTCGAGAGCAGCCACCGCGGAGAGGACGTGCTCGACCGTGTGGATCGCTGCCGCGCCGCTCCCGAGCTGTGTCCGTCGCTCGGTCGCCGTAACCTGGTCCACCCGGGCCGGAATTACAGGCTTGTCTGCAAGATCGACGCGCCGGAACCTGATTCCCTCTCCAGCAGCCGCAGGTCTGAACGTGAGCTCGCAAGGCTGACCCAGATGCAGCCCCACGCCGGCGATCCGCGCCGGTGCTGATACTGTGCGCCGCGTCATGCGGGCGCCTTGTCGTCAACAAGCTTCTCCAATTTCCTGATTATACCAGTCAGTTTGAACAGCGCGCCAGTCGCGCGCAATGATTCGCGGTGCGGGCGCGCGGGATAGCCGGACCACGATTCGCCGGCCGGAACGTCTCCGAATACGCCCGCCTGGCCGGCGATGCGCGCACCGTCGCCGATCGTCACGTGGCCGCCGATACCGGCCTGCCCCGCGATGATGACGCCGTTGCCGATGTGCGCCGAGCCTGCTATGCCGACCTGCGACATCAGCAGACACAACGATCCGATTCGCACGTTGTGTCCAATCTGCACGAGGTTGTCGATGCGCGTGCCGGCGCCGATTACCGTGTCGTCGATGCTGCCGCGATCGATCGTCGTATTCGCGCCGATCTCCACGTCGTCACCAATTATGCAGCGTCCCACGTGCGGAATCTTTTCGTGCCGGCCGTTTCGGAACACGTATCCAAAGCCGTCACTCGCGATACGTACACCAGAATGGATCGCGCACCGCGCACCGATCTCGCCGCCGCTGTATACCGTCACATGCGGATACAGCCGCGTGCCATCGCCAATCTTCACCCCGTCGCCCAGCACCACGTAGTCTTCGATACGGACGCCGGCGCCAAGTTGCACGCCGTGTCCAATCCGCGCGGTAGGTGCGATCCACGGTTCCGCTGGCGCAAGGTCGTACAGCAGGGGAAGTATTGTCTGCAACGCCTCGTGCGGCCTCTCGACGACGATTCTGCTCGGCGCGCCGCATGTTGCGTCAGCCAGTTCGCGGGCAACGAGCACAATCCCGGCGTGACATTCCGCCAGTTGCTCGGAGTAGCGAGCCGAGGCCAGAAAAGTAGCGTGGCGTGGCCCCGCCCTGTCGAGCGCAGCCACGCCATCCACCGCAGACTCCGGGTCACCGCGCAACTCGCCACCGACGAGCTGCGCGATTTCCCGTGCAGTCAGCGCCATCGCGTCATCACGGCTTTGGACGCGTCACGCCCGCCGGCTTCTGTGCTGGTCCGAGTGGCTTCGCGGACGTGGTGGTCGCTGGCGTGGCCCCTGTCTTCGGCGGACCAAGCGCCTTGAGCTTTGCGAGAACCATATCGGTGAGATCGAGCGACTTGTCTGCCGAGACCAGTGCACTGCCCTGAGCCCCGACGTCAAAGATCATGCTGTAGCCGCCCTGCGAGCGGACCTGATCGAGCACCTGTGACACCTGATCCATGAGCGGTCGTGCCAGATCTGCCTGGCGCTGCTGCATCTGGTTGTTCAGATCCTGCGCGCGCTGCGTGAACGCGGCTTCCGTGTCGCGGATCGTCTTGCCGCGCGCTTCCTTGCGTGCGCTGTCCAGGCCAGGCGCGTCCTTTTCATAGGTCGCGACCATCCCCTTGAGCGAGTCGTCCATCTGCTGCAGCTGCGCCCGCGCTGTCGCCATCTCCTTGTTGTACGTCGACTCGGCCTCCGCCCGACCCGGCGCTTCCGCGAGGATCTTCTGGGAGTTGATATAGGCCAGCTTGAGCGGCGTCGCCTGTGCGAATGCCGAAGGAGCGAGTGCGAGTGTCGCTGCCGCAAACATCGCGGAGTGCATCCATTTGCTCATCATGTTTTCCTAGAAGTACTGTCCAAGTTTGAAGTGGACTTTCCACCCCGGGTTAGAGTGCCCCTGCGCGTCGACCCTGTCCAGGCCGTACGCGAAGTCGACACCAAGAGGGCCGAGCGGACTCACCACTGAGCCGCCCACGCCTACACTGCGGAAGAGGCGCGTGGGATCGAAGTCCCGCGGCCGCTGCCATACGTTACCGCCTTCCATGAACGTATCCAGATACACCGACTGATTCACCCGGAGCCCCAGCTCCGCGGTCGTGACAAAGAACGCGTTCCCGAATGAGGTGGTCTTGGCGTTGCCGTTGCACGCCGATGGATCGTATCCGGCCGGCGTGATGGAAAATTCGCAATAGCCGCGCAGCGGCTCACCGTACTGCGTGCCACCGAGTGCGAACGACTGCGACGAGAAGAACGGTCCCGGATCGCCCAGCACTGCACCTGCGCGCGCCGTGAGGCCAGCCACGATCGTCATCGGCTCGCCACCAAGCGGATTCCCGCCGATGTACGCCAGCGGCGCATAGGAGCGGAGCTCCGTCGTGTATTTCTGGAAGTTCGCGGTTCCACCGAGCGGGCCGCCGTTGAACGAGGCGCTGAAGTTCTGCAATCCACCCTGCGTCGCGAACGGAAGTCCAAGTCGCGTGTCATGCTGATACGACACGCCGAGCGACGACCGGAAACAGCTCTTGCAGCTCGTAATGATGGTGCTGAGCAGCGTTCCCTGCTCATTGGCGTACTTCACCGACTCGCCGCCATAGGACAGGAAGATGCGGCTGAAGTATGAATTGGGAACCGGGAAGCCGAACTGGATCTGACCACCGACGCGCGTACTCTGACCGAGGTCGGCGATGGTGTAGCGCGTCTTGGTGTCGTACGCAGTCACCGATCCGGAAATGCGCGAGTCGCGAATGTTGGGATCGGAATACGTGAGGCTGAAATCGTTGATGTACTTGCCGAACTGCCAGTTGAGCTGCGCGCGCTTGCAGCGGCCGAACAGGTTCGGCTGGTCCAGACCGATGAATCCGCCGAGACCGGTTCCCTGGCCCATCGATGCGCCGAAGTTGACGTTGCCGGTGCGCTTCTCCTTCACCTTGAACGTGATGTCGACGTCGCCGTTCTCGTCGGGCGTGACCTCGGGCTCTGGCATTGGCGAATCGAAGAAATTCAGATTCGCGATGTTCTGATAGCTGCGAATCAGATAGTCGCGCTTGAACACCTGGCCTGGCGCCATGACGATCTGCTCGCGTATGCACGACTCGTACGTGTAGTCGTTGCCCGCGATGTCGATTCGATTCACTATCGCCGGCGACTTTTCCTCGATGTCCCAACGCAGGTTGACCTTGCGCACGGAATCCTGCGACGGAACCCGTTCCTCCACTGGAGTCACGACAGCGTAGATGTACCCTTCGTTGCTGTACGCCTCCTTCACCTTCTCCGTCGCGTCGGTCCAGCGAGATTCGTCGAAGGTGCCCTTGGGATTCTTGTACGTGTGGTGAAACAGACCGAGGGCACTCTCCGCCAGCGAGCGATCCTCGCGATCGAACGGGAAGTAGTTACGAAGCTGCTCCTGTGTGAAGCGCTTGTTCCCGAGAATCTCGAAATTGCCCACCGTATAGCGCGGACCATCCTGAACGTTCAGCTGGATCTCACCCTTGCCGTTCTTCTTGTCCACTCGCATGGTGTCCTGCAACAGCCTGAAGTCGATGTAGCCGCGACTCGCATACAGCGACGGAATGCGATCGGTGAGATCGCCCGCGAATGTTGCATCGTCGAATTCGCCGTTGCGAAACCACCAGAACCCTTCTGGCTTGGTCTCCATCGCACCGACAATCGCGCGCGAGGGAACCGAGCGATTTCCCGTAACGCCTATACCGGAAATTGCGAGACGCCGTCCTTCAGTGACGTCGAACCTCAGCGTCAGCTGGTCGTTTGCAAGCGATGAATCGACATGCACTCGAGCGAGATAGAATCCGCGGCTCTCGTACAGCGAATCCGTGCGCGAGATCGCGAGCGCGACTTTCGCTGGATCGACGGCGGTTCCGATGGGAAGATCGAGGCGCTCCTTCACATCCTTCGCCGATACCTGATCCACGCCGTGGATCGACATGCTCGCAAGTACGGGTCGCTCCTTCACCTGTACGTCGAGCGAAGCCTTGTTGGTCTTTGGATCGACAGTGCAGATGACGTGAACGTCATCGTAATTGCCGGTTGCGTACAGCGCTTTGACTGCGCGCTGCACATCGCGGTAGTTGAGAGTGGTCTTGGGAACCAGGCCTATGGTGGCGCGCACCGTCGCGTTGTCGACACGCGAGTTGCCCGTCACCGTGATTGTATCGGGCACCGAGCATCGGCCGCCCGCGACCGTGGAATCTGCCCCCTGGGCGTACAAAGGGAGCCCTACCAGCGCTAAGGCCAGCAGGCTCCCAGCAAACTTGAACATCCCTCTAATATACCACGGCAGTCGGTTTGAGCGCATCCATCCATGACTCGAGTTTGCAGCAATTATCAGGTCCGTACGACACCACGAGGTGCAGGAAAGTTGCGCGCGCCACACGGCATTTTTTTACCGCCGCCGTTCACCGCATCACTCAAGAATTGCGCTCCTGCTGCCGACACCACGATGTGTCACACGCGTGGTGACCCAATCCGTCCCGCGAGCAGCACACTCCCCGCCCGCCCGAAGGCCAGCCACACGATCGCCCAGTTTCATTACTGACGCCAAGCACCTTTGACCGCCGCTCCCCACTCCGGAGCGGCGGTTCGCGTTTCCACCGCCCTCTGCGCTCTTCTCTTCGCCGCGGAGCAAGCCGGTTCAACTCGCCTTATCCCCCTTCATGGGCGCTGCGGGGATGACGCAACACCTGTTGCAGCCGCGCATAGGCGCCTCCCCCAATTCGTACATATGTTCCCCCAGGAGGGTCCCTGATGGACCGGTCGGGAAGCGTATCCGGACGAGATAACCGGAATACTACCCAATTGTCGGCCCTGAACAGCAGAAAAGTGACGGCTACTGCGTGGCCCCGCGCTTGCCAATGTATGGCGCTGACCGACCGACAGTCCTCTTACGCTAAAGTCCCTTAGGACACAACAATGTCTATCGCCAAGCTCCTCCTTGCCACAGCAATCGCTGCTGCCCCAATCAGCGTAGTGTCCGGCCAGTCGGGCGCGCCAGCCGACACTGGCAGCGACCACAATGCCCGCGGATGGATCGCCGGCGCGGGGGCTGTCGCCGGAGCAGGCCTCTTCATGGCCTTCACACATTCCGGACACAACCCGTCCGACAACGGTTCCAGCTTCAATCTCCACTCGGCGACGACGCCCGGCGCGCACGATCCCGCTCCAACGGGCGGCGCGACGCCACCGAGCCCCGCCGACACGACGACGACTCCGGCAGACACAGGCACTGTAACCCCGCCCCAGCAGCCCGGGCCCCAGAGCAACCCGCCCTCGTTCAACGACGGCAACCCGCCGCCGAACAACGGGCCCAACGCTCCCACCGGCGAGACGCCGCCGCCCAACGACGATCAGGGCTTCGTACCGGACGCCAGCACGGTCCCGGAACCCGGCTCGGCTGCCCTTCTGCTCACGGGCATCGTCGGACTGGCACCGCTGCTCCGTAATCGCCGCAAGTAGGACGGTCGGAGGACTGGACACGAAAAAGCGGGTGAGGCATGCAGCCTCACCCGCTTTTTTCATCCCCCCCGAGCGCGCTGAACTACGCCGCGCTCGCCTTGGTCATGACACGGAATTCGAGCTTCTCGCCCTCTGCCGCGGTGTCGACCTCGATCTCGTCCCCCTTGGCAAACTCGGCCATGAGGATCTTCTCCGAGAGCGGGTCCTCGATGTAGCGCTGAATCGCCCGCTTTAACGGACGGGCGCCGAACTTGTCATCGTAACCGTGCTTCACGAGGAAGTCCGCAGCCGACTCAGTGAGGCGTAGCACCAGCTCCTCGTCTGCCAGCCGCTTCTGCACATCGCGCAGAACCACGTCGACGATCGAGCGGATGTTCTCGCGCGACAGCGGGTGGAACACGATCACGTCGTCCAACCGGTTCAGGAACTCCGGATTGAACGTGTGCGACATCTCTTCCTTGACGCGCTGCACGATGCGCTCGAACGAGTCGCGCGATTCGCCGGTGTTGAAGCCGAGCGTCCCGCCCTTCGTGATGTCCTTTGCACCGACGTTCGATGTCATGATGACGACGGTGTTCTTGAAATCGATCACACGTCCGTAATTGTCCGTCAGATGTCCTTCATCCAGCACCTGCAGCAGAATGTTGAACACGTCCGGATGCGCCTTCTCGATCTCATCCAGGAGGATCACACTGTACGGCTTGCGCCGTACGGCCTTGGTGAGCGTACCCGAGTCCTCGTAGCCGACGTATCCCGGAGGCGCGCCGATCAACCGCGACACGGAGAACTTCTCCATGTATTCGCTCATGTCGACGCGGATCAACGCACTCGCATCCGCAAACAGGAACTTGGCGAGCGAGCGGGCAAGCTCCGTCTTTCCGACGCCAGTTGGCCCCGAGAAGATGAACGACCCGATCGGACGCGCGGGATCCTTCAGCCCGGCGCGGCTCCGGCGAATCGAGCGCGACAACGCTCTGATCGCTTCGTCCTGGCCGATGACGGATGCATGAAGCTCATCCTCCATCCGGAGCAGACGCGCAGTCTCCGCTTCCTGCAGCCGTCGAACCGGAATGCCGGTCCAGCGACTCACGATGAAGGAGATCTCATCCTCTCCGAGCACCGGACGATGCGATTGACGACGTTTGTCCCAATCTTCCTGCGCGTGCTTGATCTGCGCCTGGAGATCGCGCTCCTTGTCGCGCAGCGACGCTGCACGCTCGAAGTTCTGATCGCGCACCGCAGTTTCCTTTTCCGCGTTCACGCCTTCGAGATCATGCTTGAGCGCGATGACCTCGGGCGGCGGAGCCTGCGTCGCGAGACGTGCGCGAGCGCCAGCCTCGTCGATCACGTCGATCGCCTTGTCCGGAAGGAATCTGTCGGTGATGTAGCGCTCCGACATCTTCGCGGCCGCGACGAGCGTGAGATCGGGGATCGTCACCTTGTGGTGATCCTCGTACTTGCTGCGCAGTCCCTTCAGTATCTCGACCGTGTCGTCGACCGAGGGCGGCTCGACGACTACAGTCTGGAAGCGACGCTCGAGAGCGCCGTCCTTCTCGATGTACTTGCGGTACTCGTTGAGCGTCGATGCGCCGACGCACTGCAGCTCGCCGCGCGCAAGCGCTGGCTTGAGCATGTTGCTCGCGTCGATTGCGCCCTCTGCAGCGCCAGCGCCAACGAGCGTGTGCAGCTCGTCGATGAAGAGAATGATGTTCTTGTTCTGCGCGATCTCGTTCATCACGGCCTTGAGGCGCTCCTCGAACTGGCCGCGATACTTGGTGCCAGCGATGACCGCCGCCATGTCGAGCGACAGCACGCGGTTGTCGCGCAAGGAATCAGGGCACTCGCCAGTTGCTATCAGCTGCGCCAGTCCTTCGACGATCGCCGTCTTGCCGACACCAGGCTCGCCGATCAGAACTGGATTGTTCTTCTTCCGGCGCGTGAGGATTTCCATAACGCGCTCGATTTCCTTTGCGCGCCCGATCGTCGGATCGAGCTGCCCTTCGGCCGCAAGCTGCGTGAGATCGCGGCAGAAATGATCGAGTGCGGGAGTCTTGGACTTCTTCTCGCCCTTGGCGGCTGGCGGTGTGGCTGGTGCACCGGCTGTGGCCGCGGCACCCGCACCCTGCGGAAGCTCGGTGCCGAGCAGACGCAACGTTTCCTTGCGCGCTTCGTCGAGATTGATTCCAGCGTCGGTCAGTACCTGTGCTGCAATTCCCTTCTCCTCGCGCAGAAGGCCGAGCAGAAGGTGTTCCGTACCGACATATGAGTGATTGAGCTCGCGAGCTTCAGCCATTGCAAGCTCGAGAACTTTCTTTGCGCGTGATGTGTAGGGTAGATCCGGACCCGTAGCGACAGTTGCCTTCCCCTTCTTCACCGTCTCTTCGATCTTCTGTTGAATGTCGTCGAGATCGATGCTGAGGTTTTGCAGGACCGCCGCTGCAACGCCTTCGCCTTCGCGAATCAGCCCGAGCAGAATGTGCTCGGTGCCGACGTATTCGTGGTGCAGACGCGCCGCTTCCTCGCGTGCCATCGCGAGAACCTTGCGCACCCGCTCCGTGAAGTTGTATCCGTTCATTGGGCAGCCCTTTCCAAAGTCTCCCGTACGAAGGCAGCGCGAACCACGCTCGCCTCATCCTCTGTCAATACCCTTCCCTCGCGTGCGGAGAGATGCGCTGATTGAGTGAATACCAGGAGTTCGTTAAGAATGTATACACTCAACCCATCGATCAGTTTCAGTCCGGCGGCCAGGCGAACTCCACTCAGAAAATTCATCGCCTCGTCGAAAGAGAGGCTTCTCGCGTACCGCAGTGTGCCGTATGCCCGCCACAACTTGTCCTCTAGAATATACTCCGCGTCCCGCAGGAGCACTTTACGCGCTTCCAGTTCCTTTTCGATGACGTGCCGAACGATATCCTGGAGGTAATCCAGCAGATCCTGCTCGGACTTCCCGAGCGTGGTCTGATTGGAAATCTGGAACAGATTGCCTATGACCTCGCTGCCCTCTCCATATAAGCCTCGGTACGTCAGGCCGACCTGCTGAAGACCGACCAGCACTCTGCCGATCTCCTTGGTGAGAACGAGTGCGGGCAGGTGAACCAGCACGGATGCCCGGAGCCCGGTACCGACGTTGGTCGGGCAGGCGGTGAGAAATCCGAACTCACGATGATACGCGAACGGGACACGCTGTCCCAGCTCCACGTCGATGTCACGCGCATCCGCAAAGGCCCGATCCAGATCCAGCCCGGACCGCATGGCCTGGATCCGGAGATGGTCCTCCTCGTTCACCATGATGGCAACGTCGCGCCCGACATGAACCGCCGCGCCGCTGCGGGGCGCAGTTCCGGTATCGAGCGCCGCGAGCTCCTTGCTCACGACGTGCCGTTCATGCAATAGCAGACGGTCCGGCTCCTCCAGCTGGTCAACGCGCACCAGGACCCCGTCCCGTGCGGCCGGAATCACCGACAAGGCATCCCTGACCTGCGACAGCACTCTCAGGCGCTCGCCCTCTCTGGCGCGCCCCGAGAAGGCGTAGCCCTCGACGTTGCGGGCCAGACGCACGCGGGTGGACAGAACGACGCCAGCCTGCTCGCCGGTCCCGTCCATCCAGCCAAGGCCGCCGCCGGGCAGCGTCTCCGGATCGAAGCTCATTCGATGGCCCGGAGCTGGTCGCGCAGCGACGCCGCCAGTTCGAATTCCTCGTTCCGGATCGCCCGCTCGAGCCGCTCACGCAGCCGGTCTGGCGATGCTGGAATCGGCGCTTCGAGCGCGCCTTGTGCGCCACTGTACTCCCGGCCTCGATGCTGCCCCTGCCCGTGCACCTTTCGGAGCAACTCGCGCAGGCTCTGCTCGAAGGCGGTATAGCAGTAAGGGCAGCCAAGCCTGCCAGTCTGGCGGAAGTCGCGCAGCGTGGACGAGCAGAACGAGCAACGCACCGCGTCCGTCTGCGACGGCGGGATGTGCTGCTGAACCGACTGGAGGAAATCGGTTACCGCGGGCGGTGGCGCCGAGACCGACGCCTGGAGTCCGCGCTCGGCGGCGCACTGCTCGCAGAGCCGAACCTGACGCACGCCGTTCCCGTCGATCTCCGTAACGGTTATGACCACGTCGTTTTCCTTGCAAACCTCACACAGCACCGATCCAACCTCCTCCCTCGCCCCGCACGATTTCCGACAACCTTCCTTCCTTCAACTGATACACCGCTCGCGCCCTGTCGGCCAGAGACATGTTATGCGTGACGACGACCATCCCAACGCCAAGGTCTCGCACGACTTCGGCCAGTAGGTCGTGCAACCGTTCGCCGTTTGCGAGATCCAGGTTGCCGGACGGCTCGTCCGCCAGGACGACACCCGGCGACGCCGCCAGCGCGCGGGCGACCGCTGTCCGCTGCTGCTCGCCGCCGCTAAGCTCGCCGGGCCGGTGGTGCAATCGCCCGCCAAGCCCCACGCGTTCCAGAAGCGACGTCGCTCGTGCTTCGGCTACGGCTGGACTCTCACCAGCGATGCGAAGTGGCATTGCGACATTTTCGAGCGCGGAGAACTCCCGCAGAAGGTGGTGAAACTGGAACACGAAACCGACGCCGCGGTTTCGCACGGCCGCGAGTTCTTCATCCGAACGATCGGACAGAAGACGATCAGACAACAGCACGTCACCGGAGGTCGGACGGTCCAGTCCGCCCAGTATGTGCAGAAGAGTGCTCTTCCCCGAGCCACTTTCCCCGATTATCGCAAGCATCTCGCCCGACTCGACGCGTAGATCCACTCCACGCAGAACATCCAGTGCAACACCGTCGCCGCCGATGTACCGTTTGGTCACGCCGCGACTTTCCAGAACCGTCGTCATTCCGACCGAATCGCGTCGACGGGATACAGCTTGGCCGCCTGAATTGCCGGATACAATGTCGCGAGCGCCGCGATCAGCAGGCTCGCAACGACGATCAATATCACGTCGCGCGGTTGTGTCGTCACCGGAAGATGATCTATGAAATATACCGATGGGTCCAGCTTGATGAACTTGTATCTGTCCAGTGCAAGCGCCCCCGCAAAACCGAGCAGGAGACCCAGCCCGGTGCCCACGGCACCGATCACGAGGCCCTGTACCAGGAAGATGTTTCGGATCGCCGACGACGGGAGTCCCATCGCCTTGAGAATGCCTATCTCGCGCGTCTTGTCGTGCACCACCATCGACAGCGTGCTCACGATGTTGAACGCCGCAACGATGACGATCAGCAACAGGATTACACTCATTCCGAGCTTCTCCAGCTTGAGCGCCTGGAACAGTGAATGGTTCTGCTCCTGCCAATCGACGGTGCGGTAGGGGAAGCCAAGGTGGTCCGTGATCGCGCTCGCAACGACGCCCGCGTTCCACCGGTCTTTCGTGCTCACTTCGAGCCCGGTTACCGAGCTGTCGATTCCCGCGAACTCCTGTGCGGAGCGAAGATCGATGTACACGTACGCGTTGTCGTATTCGTACATCCCGGTCTGGAAGACGCCCGTCACCTCGTAGCGGTAAACGCGCGGAATGTACGCACCGGTCGCCGCGTTCTGCTGAACACCCGCAACAGAAATAAGATTGATCGTGTCGCCCGGCCATACGTTGAAGCGCGACGCAAGCAGTTGCCCGATCACCACCCCACGGTGGGCTCCGTCCTGCGTATCGAAGGAGAACTTCCCGCGAACCGCGTGCTCGCGAATGCTCGTGACTTCCGGGAAGCCGGATCCCTTGCCGGGGATTCCGACCACGTACACGCCGCTCGCGTATGTTCTCCCCGCGTTCATGGCACCCTCGCTCTGCACGAATGGCGCAGACGCGACTACACCGGGCACCTGACGCACACGCTTGAGCGCGAATCGCCAGGAATCCATCTTGAGATCGTCGCCGTAGGTGAGCACGCGAATGTCCGGGCTGCCGACCAGAATCTTCTCGCGCAGGTCGTGCTGTAGTCCGTTCATCACACCGATGATGATTATCAGAGCGCTCACGCCCACGACGACGCCGGCGATCGCGATGACGCTTATGAACGACAACAACTTCGATCCACGCCGGCTCCGCAAATACCTCCAGGCGATCGCCAGCTCGAGGCGCGTCATTCCGGCCGGAGGGTCGGAAAGAGAATTACGTCGCGGATGTGCTGGATTCCAGTCAGGTACATGAGCAGACGATCGATTCCAATCCCGACTCCGCCTGTCGGTGGCATGCCGTACTCCATCGCGCGGAGATAATCCTCGTCGACGCCTGCAGCTTCGAGATCGCCCGCCGCCCGCAACACTGCCTGAGCCTCGAACCGCTCGCGCTGATCGATCGGATCGTTCAGCTCGCTGAATGCGTTGGCGAGCTCGCGTCCGTTGGCGAACAGCTCGAACCGTTCGGTAAGCCGCGCGTCACCGCGCTTGGGCTTGGCCAGCGGCGACAGTTCGAGCGGATAATCGACCACGAACGTCGGCTCGACAATCTTCGACTCCACGAGCAGCTGAAAAATCTCGTCCATGAGCTTGGGCCGGCTCATCGCGGCCGCGCGCGGCACACCGAGTCGTGTGGCGTGCTGTATCAACCCGCCGTGATCCAGCGCGAGGATGTCGGTGCCAAGGCCGGCGTTGATCGCACCAAGCCACTCGATCCGTCTGAACGGCGTGGTGAAGACCGGCACCGCATCGCTGAACGGTTCCACAGCGCGCACGGCGTCGGCGGCAGCAACGATCAGCCGCTCCACGACGTCCATCATCACTTCGTAATCGGCGTACGCCTCGTAGAACTCGAGCATGGTGAATTCCGGATTGTGTGTCCGGTCAACGCCCTCGTTCCTGAAGTCGTGTCCGATCTCGTAGACGCGCTCCATTCCGCCGATGATCAACCGCTTGAGATACAGCTCGTCCGCGATACGGAGATACAGCGCCATGTCCAATGCGTTGTGCTGCGTTACAAACGGACGTGCTGCCGCTCCGCCGTACTGCGGCTGCAGCACTGGGGTCTCCACTTCGAGATATCCGCGCGCATCGAGGAACGCGCGGATCGCACGCGTCATTCCCGCCCGCGCGACGAACGTCGCGCGCACCTCGGGATTTACCGCAAGATCGGCGTAACGCTGACGAAAACGCTGCTCCGGATCGCTGAAGCCCATGTGCCGGACGACCGATCCGTCGCTCGCCGTCTCTTCCTTGGCGAACGGCAGCGGACGGAGCGACTTGGCAAGGACCTCGAATGCAGCCACGCGAATCGTCGGCTCGCCACTTCGCGTGCGAAATACCACGCCGCTCACGCCAATCACGTCGCCGATGTCGAGCATGTCGATCAGTGAATACGCGTCACCCAGGTCGTCACGCCGGAAATACAACTGAACG
The window above is part of the Gemmatimonadota bacterium genome. Proteins encoded here:
- a CDS encoding ATP-dependent Clp protease ATP-binding subunit → MNGYNFTERVRKVLAMAREEAARLHHEYVGTEHILLGLIREGEGVAAAVLQNLSIDLDDIQQKIEETVKKGKATVATGPDLPYTSRAKKVLELAMAEARELNHSYVGTEHLLLGLLREEKGIAAQVLTDAGINLDEARKETLRLLGTELPQGAGAAATAGAPATPPAAKGEKKSKTPALDHFCRDLTQLAAEGQLDPTIGRAKEIERVMEILTRRKKNNPVLIGEPGVGKTAIVEGLAQLIATGECPDSLRDNRVLSLDMAAVIAGTKYRGQFEERLKAVMNEIAQNKNIILFIDELHTLVGAGAAEGAIDASNMLKPALARGELQCVGASTLNEYRKYIEKDGALERRFQTVVVEPPSVDDTVEILKGLRSKYEDHHKVTIPDLTLVAAAKMSERYITDRFLPDKAIDVIDEAGARARLATQAPPPEVIALKHDLEGVNAEKETAVRDQNFERAASLRDKERDLQAQIKHAQEDWDKRRQSHRPVLGEDEISFIVSRWTGIPVRRLQEAETARLLRMEDELHASVIGQDEAIRALSRSIRRSRAGLKDPARPIGSFIFSGPTGVGKTELARSLAKFLFADASALIRVDMSEYMEKFSVSRLIGAPPGYVGYEDSGTLTKAVRRKPYSVILLDEIEKAHPDVFNILLQVLDEGHLTDNYGRVIDFKNTVVIMTSNVGAKDITKGGTLGFNTGESRDSFERIVQRVKEEMSHTFNPEFLNRLDDVIVFHPLSRENIRSIVDVVLRDVQKRLADEELVLRLTESAADFLVKHGYDDKFGARPLKRAIQRYIEDPLSEKILMAEFAKGDEIEVDTAAEGEKLEFRVMTKASAA
- the lysS gene encoding lysine--tRNA ligase; translated protein: MTDELHFLMAARREKLDAMRARGIEPFAYSFDRTSTAQHAVSLAPEDQSSEASERVSVAGRIVSMRAHGKTAFAHLADATGRVQLYFRRDDLGDAYSLIDMLDIGDVIGVSGVVFRTRSGEPTIRVAAFEVLAKSLRPLPFAKEETASDGSVVRHMGFSDPEQRFRQRYADLAVNPEVRATFVARAGMTRAIRAFLDARGYLEVETPVLQPQYGGAAARPFVTQHNALDMALYLRIADELYLKRLIIGGMERVYEIGHDFRNEGVDRTHNPEFTMLEFYEAYADYEVMMDVVERLIVAAADAVRAVEPFSDAVPVFTTPFRRIEWLGAINAGLGTDILALDHGGLIQHATRLGVPRAAAMSRPKLMDEIFQLLVESKIVEPTFVVDYPLELSPLAKPKRGDARLTERFELFANGRELANAFSELNDPIDQRERFEAQAVLRAAGDLEAAGVDEDYLRAMEYGMPPTGGVGIGIDRLLMYLTGIQHIRDVILFPTLRPE
- a CDS encoding FtsX-like permease family protein, which encodes MTRLELAIAWRYLRSRRGSKLLSFISVIAIAGVVVGVSALIIIIGVMNGLQHDLREKILVGSPDIRVLTYGDDLKMDSWRFALKRVRQVPGVVASAPFVQSEGAMNAGRTYASGVYVVGIPGKGSGFPEVTSIREHAVRGKFSFDTQDGAHRGVVIGQLLASRFNVWPGDTINLISVAGVQQNAATGAYIPRVYRYEVTGVFQTGMYEYDNAYVYIDLRSAQEFAGIDSSVTGLEVSTKDRWNAGVVASAITDHLGFPYRTVDWQEQNHSLFQALKLEKLGMSVILLLIVIVAAFNIVSTLSMVVHDKTREIGILKAMGLPSSAIRNIFLVQGLVIGAVGTGLGLLLGFAGALALDRYKFIKLDPSVYFIDHLPVTTQPRDVILIVVASLLIAALATLYPAIQAAKLYPVDAIRSE
- a CDS encoding UvrB/UvrC motif-containing protein, coding for MLCEVCKENDVVITVTEIDGNGVRQVRLCEQCAAERGLQASVSAPPPAVTDFLQSVQQHIPPSQTDAVRCSFCSSTLRDFRQTGRLGCPYCYTAFEQSLRELLRKVHGQGQHRGREYSGAQGALEAPIPASPDRLRERLERAIRNEEFELAASLRDQLRAIE
- a CDS encoding ABC transporter ATP-binding protein, which translates into the protein MTTVLESRGVTKRYIGGDGVALDVLRGVDLRVESGEMLAIIGESGSGKSTLLHILGGLDRPTSGDVLLSDRLLSDRSDEELAAVRNRGVGFVFQFHHLLREFSALENVAMPLRIAGESPAVAEARATSLLERVGLGGRLHHRPGELSGGEQQRTAVARALAASPGVVLADEPSGNLDLANGERLHDLLAEVVRDLGVGMVVVTHNMSLADRARAVYQLKEGRLSEIVRGEGGGWIGAV
- a CDS encoding protein arginine kinase is translated as MSFDPETLPGGGLGWMDGTGEQAGVVLSTRVRLARNVEGYAFSGRAREGERLRVLSQVRDALSVIPAARDGVLVRVDQLEEPDRLLLHERHVVSKELAALDTGTAPRSGAAVHVGRDVAIMVNEEDHLRIQAMRSGLDLDRAFADARDIDVELGQRVPFAYHREFGFLTACPTNVGTGLRASVLVHLPALVLTKEIGRVLVGLQQVGLTYRGLYGEGSEVIGNLFQISNQTTLGKSEQDLLDYLQDIVRHVIEKELEARKVLLRDAEYILEDKLWRAYGTLRYARSLSFDEAMNFLSGVRLAAGLKLIDGLSVYILNELLVFTQSAHLSAREGRVLTEDEASVVRAAFVRETLERAAQ